In Labrus bergylta chromosome 6, fLabBer1.1, whole genome shotgun sequence, the following proteins share a genomic window:
- the LOC109983393 gene encoding chymotrypsin-like elastase family member 3B → MIQALLLVLLQLAYVFGCGTPAVKPDTSRVVNGEDARPHSWPWQISLQVKHGSRYHHTCGGTLIGPRWVLTAGHCIWPGDVYRVVLGEHSMSLQEGTEQIRDVLRIIVHPQWDIDFVSDGNDMALLKLDKSPIMNDSVGVACLPQAGEIPAHGASCYISGWGNLYSHGPMPDKLQQALLPVVEYSVCSRSDWWGINVKPSMICAGGDIVAGCNGDSGGPLNCLGQDGRWYVQGVTSFVSSRTCNEVKKPTVFTRISAFTDWLSEVMLKY, encoded by the exons ATGATTCAGGCTCTGCTCCTCGTGCTGCTGCAGCTCGCATATG TTTTCGGGTGTGGCACACCTGCTGTAAAGCCGGACACCAGCAGGGTGGTGAACGGAGAGGATGCTCGCCCCCACAGCTGGCCCTGGCAG atCTCCCTGCAGGTGAAGCACGGCAGCCGTTACCATCACACCTGTGGAGGGACTCTGATCGGACCCCGCTGGGTGCTGACGGCTGGACACTGCATCTG GCCTGGAGATGTGTACCGCGTGGTCCTGGGAGAGCACAGCATGAGTCTGCAGGAGGGCACCGAGCAGATTAGAGATGTTCTGCGTATCATCGTGCATCCACAGTGGGACATCGACTTTGTGTCTGACGG AAACGATATGGCTCTGCTGAAGCTGGATAAAAGCCCCATCATGAACGACAGCGTCGGTGTAGCGTGTCTGCCTCAGGCCGGAGAGATCCCTGCTCACGGAGCATCGTGCTACATCTCCGGCTGGGGAAACCTTTACT CTCATGGTCCCATGCCTGATAAGCTGCAGCAGGCCCTGCTTCCTGTGGTGGAGTACAGCGTGTGCAGCCGCAGCGACTGGTGGGGCATCAACGTCAAACCCAGCATGATCTGTGCAGGAGGAGACATCGTGGCTGGATGTAAC GGAGACTCCGGCGGTCCACTCAACTGTCTGGGTCAGGATGGCAGGTGGTACGTTCAGGGCGTCACCAGCTTCGTCTCCTCTCGTACCTGCAATGAAGTGAAGAAGCCGACCGTGTTCACCCGCATCTCCGCCTTCACAGACTGGCTCAGTGAA GTGATGCTGAAATACTGA